The Cylindrospermopsis curvispora GIHE-G1 genome contains a region encoding:
- the patD gene encoding heterocyst frequency control protein PatD has protein sequence MSFKYQKYQELKTLVEVLLSDVNKAHIYDPTWKSLLGEISGFFAREITVFTDLESRQQSYQTEISKQIRLLEVDMMFLQSAKQTLTIKSRLESIQQRAETLIRYCQAILEISISVKD, from the coding sequence ATGTCCTTTAAATATCAAAAATATCAAGAATTGAAAACCTTGGTTGAGGTATTGTTATCAGATGTTAACAAAGCTCATATCTATGATCCCACCTGGAAATCCCTTCTGGGTGAGATCAGCGGGTTTTTTGCACGAGAAATTACCGTCTTTACTGATTTGGAATCTCGTCAGCAGTCTTATCAAACAGAGATAAGTAAGCAGATACGTTTGTTGGAAGTTGATATGATGTTTTTACAAAGTGCAAAACAGACGCTAACTATAAAATCACGATTAGAAAGTATTCAACAAAGAGCTGAAACTTTAATTAGATATTGTCAGGCCATATTAGAAATAAGCATTTCTGTTAAGGATTAA
- a CDS encoding lipoate--protein ligase family protein has protein sequence MVKQIWRLIPCFPASGKIQMAVDRWLLQHHQHQSLKTYSGILRFYTWSPPAISLGHHQKTYPDFWHHLIWQGERIDLVSRPSGGRAVLHQGDLTYTVITSGITGNRLQSYTKICDFLIQGWGSLGVQLSYGQAGRGYIHNPNCFGTATGADLILPNGAKLIGSAQLRTDKAILQHGSMVLEPDQDLFETIFGEGSFVPISLPKSLTREVIIPNLIAAACDVFNMVLEEEPLSPEEWQEIMASESTWNSPMDVF, from the coding sequence GTGGTCAAACAAATTTGGCGGTTAATTCCCTGTTTTCCAGCATCTGGTAAAATACAAATGGCAGTTGATAGGTGGTTACTGCAACACCATCAGCACCAATCTTTAAAAACATACTCTGGAATTCTCAGGTTTTATACCTGGTCTCCCCCAGCTATTTCCCTTGGCCATCATCAAAAAACATACCCAGACTTTTGGCATCACTTAATTTGGCAAGGTGAGAGGATAGATTTGGTTTCTCGTCCCAGTGGTGGTAGGGCGGTTCTACATCAAGGTGATTTAACCTACACCGTTATCACATCGGGAATAACCGGGAACCGATTGCAATCTTACACCAAGATTTGTGACTTTCTGATTCAAGGATGGGGGTCACTTGGGGTGCAATTAAGCTATGGTCAAGCAGGAAGGGGTTATATCCACAATCCTAACTGCTTTGGAACTGCAACGGGTGCAGATTTAATTCTGCCAAATGGTGCTAAACTGATTGGTAGCGCCCAACTGCGAACTGATAAGGCCATTCTCCAACATGGCTCCATGGTCTTGGAGCCAGATCAAGACCTGTTTGAGACCATATTTGGTGAAGGTTCCTTTGTTCCCATTAGCCTTCCTAAGAGTCTCACTCGGGAAGTTATTATTCCCAATTTAATTGCTGCTGCTTGTGATGTCTTTAATATGGTGCTGGAAGAGGAACCACTTTCCCCAGAAGAATGGCAAGAAATTATGGCATCTGAATCAACTTGGAACTCACCCATGGACGTGTTCTGA
- the cofG gene encoding 7,8-didemethyl-8-hydroxy-5-deazariboflavin synthase subunit CofG, which translates to MLPLPNQIVTYSPAYTLVPTYECFNKCTYCNFRSDIGSHPWMTLEQAEKILLSLKGQGICEILILSGEVHPLSSRRQEWLDLIYDLCLLALSMGFLPHTNAGILSFSEMQRLKNVNASMGLMLEQLNPKLLHTVHRHAPSKIPELRLQHLQWAGELQIPFTTGLLLGIGENEDDRRQTLMAIADLHLKYQNIQEVILQPHSPGSQQTFDEVAFDPYQLPQVIAQAREILPSDITIQIPPNLVPEENWLLACLDAGARDLGGIGPRDEVNPDYPHREVNRLREVLLSAGWTLLPRLPVYQRTHSVLGAMAFS; encoded by the coding sequence ATGTTACCACTCCCCAACCAGATAGTCACTTATAGCCCTGCATACACTCTTGTTCCCACCTATGAGTGTTTTAATAAGTGCACCTATTGTAACTTTCGCTCTGATATAGGTTCCCATCCTTGGATGACCTTAGAGCAAGCAGAGAAAATTTTACTCTCCCTAAAAGGTCAAGGTATCTGTGAAATCCTAATTCTCAGCGGTGAAGTTCACCCTTTATCATCTAGACGTCAGGAATGGTTGGACCTGATTTATGACCTATGTCTCCTTGCTCTTTCCATGGGGTTTCTACCCCATACCAATGCTGGAATTCTCAGTTTTTCAGAAATGCAAAGGCTTAAAAATGTCAATGCTTCTATGGGTTTAATGTTAGAGCAGTTAAACCCCAAACTATTACATACTGTTCACCGCCATGCACCTAGTAAAATTCCAGAGTTACGTTTACAACATTTACAATGGGCCGGGGAGTTACAAATTCCCTTTACTACTGGTTTACTATTAGGAATAGGTGAAAATGAAGATGATAGACGACAAACCCTCATGGCTATTGCTGATTTACATTTAAAGTATCAAAACATACAAGAAGTTATTTTACAACCCCATAGTCCGGGATCTCAACAAACCTTTGATGAAGTTGCTTTTGATCCTTATCAGCTACCCCAGGTCATAGCGCAAGCGCGGGAGATTTTACCATCGGATATCACTATTCAAATTCCCCCCAATTTAGTCCCTGAGGAAAACTGGTTATTGGCTTGTTTGGATGCGGGAGCTAGGGATTTGGGAGGAATTGGTCCCAGGGATGAAGTTAATCCTGATTATCCTCATCGGGAAGTAAATAGACTT
- the recR gene encoding recombination mediator RecR gives MEQLQRLPGVGPKSAQRLALYILKRPDSEIEALAQILIDAKKQVGLCQVCYHLTAEPVCEICRNPHRDGQTICVVADSRDVIALEKTREYRGKYHVLGGVISPIDGIGPEQLTLQALVRRVSQQKPQEVIMAISPSVEGETTTLYIAGLLKPFTRVTRIAFGLPMGGDLEYADEITLAKALEGRRELD, from the coding sequence ATTGAACAATTACAACGTCTTCCCGGAGTTGGGCCCAAGTCTGCCCAACGCCTGGCTTTATATATCCTAAAGCGTCCGGATTCAGAAATTGAGGCTCTTGCACAAATATTAATTGATGCCAAAAAACAGGTAGGTTTATGTCAAGTTTGTTATCATCTTACAGCAGAACCTGTATGTGAAATTTGCCGCAATCCCCATCGAGATGGTCAAACCATTTGTGTGGTTGCTGATTCCCGCGATGTGATTGCTCTGGAAAAAACCCGCGAGTATAGGGGTAAGTATCACGTCTTGGGCGGGGTGATTTCTCCTATAGATGGTATTGGACCTGAACAGTTGACTTTACAAGCTCTCGTCCGTCGCGTCAGTCAACAAAAACCCCAAGAGGTGATTATGGCCATTAGTCCTAGCGTAGAGGGGGAAACTACAACTCTGTATATAGCTGGGTTACTTAAACCATTTACCAGGGTAACCCGCATCGCTTTCGGTTTACCTATGGGTGGTGATTTAGAGTACGCTGATGAAATTACATTGGCTAAAGCACTAGAAGGTCGTCGGGAATTAGACTAA
- a CDS encoding gamma-glutamylcyclotransferase, with amino-acid sequence MQESQQKAPTHKIPKEPTFYYFAYGSCMCPVDLKRSLGENVHPYVIGHGILKEYRLRFYGYSSLRKCGVLDVVQDTTSLVRGVLYELPWRFSENLDKREGVCQEFYRREMVNIQHEGQIYKNVRTYVVVNKLLEEIPPNDWYFNVVLRGAITCGLPEEYCWHLFDKMHGLQQKSHQTRLVGF; translated from the coding sequence TTGCAAGAATCACAACAAAAAGCACCAACCCACAAGATACCAAAAGAACCAACATTCTACTATTTTGCCTATGGTTCTTGCATGTGCCCGGTAGACTTAAAGCGATCGCTTGGTGAGAATGTCCATCCTTACGTAATTGGACATGGCATACTAAAAGAATATAGACTGAGGTTTTATGGCTACTCCTCTTTACGTAAATGCGGGGTTTTAGATGTGGTACAAGATACTACCTCCCTAGTTAGAGGTGTGCTATATGAACTACCTTGGAGGTTCAGTGAAAATTTGGATAAGCGGGAGGGAGTATGCCAGGAATTCTATCGTCGTGAGATGGTCAACATTCAGCACGAAGGTCAAATATACAAAAATGTTCGCACGTACGTCGTGGTAAATAAATTACTGGAGGAAATACCACCAAATGATTGGTATTTTAATGTAGTATTAAGAGGTGCAATTACCTGTGGGTTACCAGAAGAATATTGCTGGCATTTATTTGACAAAATGCACGGGTTACAACAGAAATCACACCAGACTAGACTGGTAGGGTTCTAA